The following nucleotide sequence is from Alkalihalobacillus sp. LMS39.
ATGGCTGACATAGCGGTATTTATTCTCTATACAAACTAACGAGCTTTCCAAAAACGGTTTAACATTCCGTAACATATCATAGTTTCTTCCAACGATCATTTCATTGTTTTGAAATGAAGCAAAAATACTACATTGAGCAGTTGTATCGAAAACTCCAATGCCTAATAGAAAAGAACTTACTTGTTCATAAGGCGTATGACTAGCTTCGGAAAACCCTTTAATCTCCTCGATAATTTCAGGATAAAAACGTTCTAAGTATGGCAAGCTTTCCATACCAAACTCTATTTTTTCTTTTGAAACCTCTGGGAAAACAAAACCATTTTTATAAAGAATGCTGCCATAATGTTTTCCTACATCATAATATTTCCCTCGTAATCGCGGATGGTACATGAGCTGGCCTCCAGTTATCAAGTTAGGGTAGTATTTTTTCTTATGGGGATATACAAATCGATTTTCGCTTTTCCTTCAGGGTCTTCAAATGGGTTGTTCATACAAAACTCTAAACTATGTTTATCTTCAGGTTCATATTCGCTCGTTGGTAACCATTGTCCGTATACCGTTTGATAGGCGATTGCGAGTTTATCAATTGTATCGTAGAACGGATATAATGCATAAAGGCCACCTTGTAATGTTCGATAGTTGATAGAAGAATCACTATCTTTTTTTAAACTATCGTTAATTGTAACGCACGCATCATACCGGCATGAATATTCATCCGTAACATTGGGGTCATCAAGTGAAATGCCAATAAATGTGTGCTCAGGTGGAAAGAGCTCATGCTTTGCTGCCCATTCACCTAATTTCCCCCATGCTTGACCTGTTTCAAGATAACTTCCAACATGCCTAACATACGCGATGTCTAAGTTTGGTAGTTCCGTAATC
It contains:
- a CDS encoding GyrI-like domain-containing protein, with translation MNITITELPNLDIAYVRHVGSYLETGQAWGKLGEWAAKHELFPPEHTFIGISLDDPNVTDEYSCRYDACVTINDSLKKDSDSSINYRTLQGGLYALYPFYDTIDKLAIAYQTVYGQWLPTSEYEPEDKHSLEFCMNNPFEDPEGKAKIDLYIPIRKNTTLT